The following are from one region of the Phormidium sp. PBR-2020 genome:
- a CDS encoding zinc-ribbon domain-containing protein, translating into MAYQCDLGNNQTVYLNNSGSQTVVTTASGSPGQQQQSSSRFETGAWTAPPEMYRTPGGIALKIQAQEGDRWIQIQGQSSNLSEASSIPLQEVSEIPGSSQEPMQPMQPMQPMQPMQPMQPMQPMKPMKMGNMEMNNNPMEMRMGNMEMRMGSSPQNTGSQRRFCSQCGSPVQPSDRFCGNCGHKLS; encoded by the coding sequence ATGGCTTATCAATGCGACCTGGGTAATAACCAAACGGTTTATCTAAACAATTCCGGTAGCCAAACCGTGGTCACCACCGCCAGCGGCAGTCCTGGACAACAGCAACAGTCGAGTAGTCGTTTTGAAACGGGAGCCTGGACTGCTCCCCCCGAGATGTATCGTACTCCTGGGGGAATTGCCCTGAAAATTCAGGCCCAAGAGGGCGATCGCTGGATTCAGATCCAAGGACAAAGTTCTAACCTCTCCGAAGCCAGCAGTATCCCTTTACAAGAGGTGTCCGAGATTCCCGGTTCCTCACAAGAGCCGATGCAACCGATGCAACCGATGCAACCCATGCAACCGATGCAACCGATGCAGCCGATGCAACCCATGAAGCCGATGAAAATGGGCAATATGGAGATGAATAATAATCCCATGGAAATGCGCATGGGCAATATGGAGATGCGAATGGGGTCATCGCCGCAAAATACAGGTTCCCAGCGGCGGTTTTGCAGTCAATGTGGCTCTCCCGTCCAGCCGAGCGATCGCTTCTGTGGGAATTGCGGCCATAAGCTGAGTTGA
- the acsF gene encoding magnesium-protoporphyrin IX monomethyl ester (oxidative) cyclase: MTTTVPQPQLDELKPGVKVPAKETILTPRFYVTDFDKVAAMDLSLQEEEIDAMIGEMQADYNRYHFVRDEEFEQSWEHIDEQTRLAFVDFLERSCTSEFSGFLLFKELSRKLKGRNPRLAEIFSLMARDEARHAGFLNKAMSDFNIRLDLGYLTRNRSYTFFKPEWIIYAVYLSEKIGYWRYITIFRHLEQNPDRQFYPLFKRFESWCQDENRHGDIFKALLRSQPKMWKSWQGRLWSRFFLLTVFATHSLTVLERADFYRSLGLDPYEFDKTVVRNTNASAARAFPEVLDVERPEFFERMYRCAERNEQLAAISASNDSKLAKFLKKAPLLLGTMVDLTRLYFMRPIDAEALRGEVR; encoded by the coding sequence ATGACAACGACTGTTCCCCAGCCTCAACTTGACGAACTCAAACCCGGCGTGAAGGTTCCTGCCAAGGAAACCATCCTCACCCCTCGCTTCTACGTCACCGACTTTGATAAAGTGGCAGCCATGGATTTGTCTCTGCAAGAAGAGGAAATCGACGCCATGATTGGGGAGATGCAAGCCGACTACAATCGCTATCACTTCGTGCGCGATGAGGAGTTTGAGCAATCCTGGGAGCATATCGACGAACAGACCCGTTTGGCATTTGTGGACTTCCTAGAACGGTCTTGTACTTCGGAATTTTCGGGATTTCTGCTGTTTAAGGAACTCTCCCGTAAGCTGAAAGGTCGCAATCCTCGCTTAGCGGAGATTTTCTCTCTCATGGCGAGAGACGAGGCTCGTCACGCCGGATTCTTGAACAAGGCGATGAGCGACTTCAACATTCGCCTGGATTTGGGCTATTTGACCCGGAATCGCAGCTATACCTTCTTTAAGCCTGAGTGGATTATCTACGCGGTCTATCTCTCTGAGAAAATTGGCTACTGGCGTTATATTACGATTTTCCGCCATCTGGAGCAAAATCCCGATCGCCAGTTCTATCCTCTCTTCAAACGCTTTGAGAGCTGGTGTCAGGATGAAAATCGCCATGGAGATATCTTTAAGGCCCTGTTGCGATCGCAGCCCAAAATGTGGAAATCTTGGCAAGGTCGGCTCTGGTCTCGCTTCTTCCTGCTGACGGTCTTCGCCACCCACTCGCTGACGGTGTTGGAACGGGCTGATTTTTACCGTTCCCTAGGCTTAGATCCCTATGAGTTCGACAAAACCGTTGTCCGCAACACCAACGCCAGTGCGGCGCGGGCCTTTCCCGAGGTGTTAGATGTGGAGCGTCCTGAGTTTTTCGAGCGGATGTATCGCTGTGCTGAACGCAATGAACAATTGGCGGCGATTTCGGCCAGTAATGATTCTAAGTTAGCGAAGTTCCTCAAAAAAGCGCCGCTGCTGTTGGGAACGATGGTGGATTTAACTCGCTTGTACTTCATGCGCCCCATTGATGCTGAAGCCTTACGGGGTGAGGTGCGCTAG
- a CDS encoding PD40 domain-containing protein, producing the protein MLHRRNSQRLLSLSLAVALGGPIGCAVDPPTDDSDPVTETSPVPEPDSDVAIDPDDSADDSADDSPEATPADWAMADMTHVLEGHEESPTLLVFSPDGQTLATASEDALKVWDVASGQVLHRLEGHQTTGDSPMATIPPTAIAFSPDSQTLATTSRSQGRLNSEDSLILWDLNRGEPQQRLAGDAGCQDVAFAPEGNQVWAACGQELQRWSVETGSLEWSMDTGLIEVMALSPDGQTLATVEMNLPDRSQDSTQVQLWDVGGDPAQPLRSLSGDSHDITMTQFTPDGRYLVTQTPAIWSNDGTGGSPGQVAIWDWQQGERRYQHESSSRSPVSISADGELLAGQFGEALLIDLQGNPVNNSILIRQQGGASAVAFSPDGKTLAWAGRPPTFPGPIVRLWQAGAATEPTHDSADGDRDQYTSLEELPSDRTTQDIETFTQENFGLTERVGIEEETLTLNMPDTNRAEAILTLDSLPDDSVGAVRYRLEFDLQEDGVTWELVWAGRQQQCRRGEMAGDGWTRELCP; encoded by the coding sequence ATGCTTCATCGCCGAAACTCCCAACGTCTGCTCAGCCTTAGTCTAGCCGTTGCCTTAGGGGGTCCCATCGGCTGTGCGGTAGACCCTCCGACGGACGACTCAGACCCCGTTACAGAGACGAGTCCAGTCCCAGAACCCGATTCAGATGTTGCCATAGACCCCGATGACTCCGCCGATGACTCCGCCGATGACTCCCCAGAGGCGACCCCCGCTGATTGGGCCATGGCCGATATGACCCATGTTTTAGAGGGTCATGAGGAGTCTCCGACCCTGCTGGTGTTTAGCCCCGATGGTCAAACCCTCGCCACAGCCAGTGAGGATGCCCTCAAAGTCTGGGATGTGGCGTCAGGTCAGGTGTTGCATCGTCTGGAGGGCCATCAAACAACGGGGGACTCCCCCATGGCAACAATTCCTCCCACGGCGATCGCCTTTAGCCCCGATAGTCAAACCCTGGCCACCACCAGTCGCAGTCAAGGGCGATTGAACAGCGAAGATTCCCTAATTCTCTGGGATCTCAATCGCGGCGAACCTCAACAAAGACTCGCTGGAGACGCGGGATGTCAAGATGTGGCCTTTGCTCCGGAAGGGAACCAAGTTTGGGCGGCCTGTGGACAAGAATTGCAACGGTGGTCTGTGGAGACTGGGTCGTTAGAGTGGTCAATGGATACAGGACTGATTGAGGTGATGGCCCTGAGTCCCGATGGGCAAACTCTGGCTACAGTGGAGATGAACCTCCCCGATCGCAGCCAGGATAGTACTCAGGTGCAGTTATGGGATGTTGGAGGTGACCCAGCCCAACCACTGCGATCGCTCTCTGGGGACTCCCATGACATCACCATGACTCAATTTACCCCCGATGGTCGCTATCTCGTGACCCAAACCCCCGCAATTTGGTCAAACGATGGGACTGGGGGGTCTCCGGGACAGGTCGCGATTTGGGATTGGCAACAGGGAGAACGGCGCTATCAACATGAGTCCTCTAGTCGCTCTCCGGTGAGTATCAGTGCCGATGGTGAGCTGTTGGCCGGCCAGTTTGGCGAGGCGCTGCTGATTGATTTGCAGGGCAACCCCGTCAACAATTCCATTCTCATCCGTCAGCAAGGGGGCGCTTCGGCTGTTGCCTTCAGTCCCGATGGAAAAACCCTGGCTTGGGCCGGTCGGCCACCCACCTTTCCTGGGCCGATTGTCCGTCTCTGGCAGGCGGGAGCAGCGACGGAACCCACTCATGACAGTGCCGATGGCGATCGCGACCAATATACCAGCCTAGAAGAACTCCCGAGCGATCGCACCACCCAAGACATCGAAACCTTCACACAAGAGAACTTTGGCCTCACGGAGAGGGTGGGTATCGAGGAAGAAACCCTAACCCTGAATATGCCCGACACCAACCGGGCCGAAGCCATCCTCACCCTCGACTCCCTTCCTGATGATTCCGTTGGCGCAGTACGCTATCGCTTAGAGTTCGACTTGCAAGAAGATGGTGTGACCTGGGAACTGGTCTGGGCAGGCCGTCAGCAACAATGTCGTCGTGGAGAGATGGCTGGCGATGGCTGGACTCGCGAACTTTGCCCCTAG